Genomic window (uncultured Fibrobacter sp.):
AAGCATCAAGTGGCGTGCCAGCCCGTTGCCGGAACCACAAGGGATGATGCCTAGCGCAGTATTTGAGTGAACAATAGCCCTTGCCACCTCATTCACCGTTCCGTCACCACCAACGGCAACTACGGCGTCGACGCCTTGTTCTTTGGCTTCGCTCGCTATCTCGGATGCGTGGCCGGCATATTCGGTCATACGAATCTCATAGTCGAAACGCTCTTTGTCAATCGTCTCGTCGATAAGTTTCGGTATGCCCGCCTTGCTGGCCGTGCCCGAAATGGGGTTCATCACAAATACTATCTTCCTCTTCATTTGAGTTGCAAAGTTAATAATTATCTTGCAATCAACTGCCATAAAACACACTTTATTTTGAGAAAATGCAACTTTTCTACAAAAATGTTTCCGAATTGTTTAAATATTTATTAACTTTGCAGCCTGTTTATTAAATTAGAAAATCTTCACCTATTTATAATGGGACAATTACAAGAAAGATTCAAGAGCTACCGTGAGCCTCAGAAATTCATGGCTATGGATGTATATCCATATTTTCGTGAGATCACAAGCAAGCAGGGAACAGAAGTAGAGATGGGCGGCCATAAGGTTCTTATGTTCGGTTCCAATGCTTATACAGGACTTACCGGCGATCAGCGTATCATCAATAAGGCTAAAGAAGCATTAGACCGATATGGCTCTGGTTGCGCCGGAAGCCGTTTCCTCAACGGTACGCTCGACATTCATGTTCAGCTGGAGAAAGAAATCGCTGAGTATATTGGTAAGGCCGACTGCTTGTGCTTTTCTACCGGTTTCAGCGTCAACCAAGGCGTTATTCCAGCCCTGCTGAACAAGGATGATTACGTAATCTGCGACGACCGCGACCATGCAAGTATTGTGGATGGCCGACGTCTTGCTTTTGCAAAGCAGTTGCATTATAAGCACAACGACATGGACGACCTCGAGCGCGTGCTTCAGAAGCTGCCCCATGAGGCCGTTAAACTGATTGTCGTCGATGGTGTGTTCTCCATGGAGGGT
Coding sequences:
- a CDS encoding acylglycerol kinase family protein, translated to MKRKIVFVMNPISGTASKAGIPKLIDETIDKERFDYEIRMTEYAGHASEIASEAKEQGVDAVVAVGGDGTVNEVARAIVHSNTALGIIPCGSGNGLARHLMLPMNTKKAIEIINLFAIHDLDYGIINGIPFFCTCGMGFDAFISMKFAMSGKRGPISYAENVLKEGLTYQP